One genomic region from Gossypium hirsutum isolate 1008001.06 chromosome D13, Gossypium_hirsutum_v2.1, whole genome shotgun sequence encodes:
- the LOC107919952 gene encoding BEL1-like homeodomain protein 6 translates to MASYYTGSDNQRDTAPMIYLRESMPGSFLEGPVLPGNTMLYMSSGSYSDAFAGNSQQQNKCVEIPTVEAATSQQQQILSNMGGLREQDFSGWRDGRNEMLAMHLMGSTSGISHDGQNLQGQGLSLSLGTQIPYRNPGSGFSSVSRESNKGELSAFGMSSMVRTIPNSKYLKAAQQLLDEVVNVQKALKQPDGGKNRNSLENRVKSSKEDDGGSKNVPANQQESSINSPKELSHAERQELQSKLTKLLSMLDEVDRRYKQYYHQMQIVVSSFDAIAGCGASKPYTALALQTISRHFRCLRDAINGQVQATRTSLGELDASENSKELRITRLRYVDQQLRQQRALQQFGMMQQHAWRPQRGLPESSVSILRAWLFEHFLHPYPKDSDKIMLARQTGLTRSQVSNWFINARVRLWKPMVEEMYKEEFDAEMDSNSSSDNVVKAATKGDTMTSEDRGEDLQQSGSSSVTERCSNGQLMDSKSENVHNADISGSTIGAGFLNASCGEAETEYMLQTLREEQRLTMDDSNIFPDTSVHLDGGSHRFMAASGYNVSELGRFGSGVSLTLGLQHYEDGSISMSGGSHHQNFVAMRGDDMYNHIPTETGDFECMNPSNRQHRLSSSQLLHDFVA, encoded by the exons ATGGCTAGTTATTACACGGGTTCTGATAATCAAAGAGATACTGCTCCGATGATCTATTTAAGGGAATCGATGCCTGGTTCGTTTCTAGAGGGACCGGTTCTTCCTGGTAATACGATGTTGTATATGAGTTCCGGGTCATACTCAGATGCATTTGCTGGGAATTCTCAGCAGCAAAACAAATGTGTTGAGATTCCGACCGTGGAAGCTGCAACTTCGCAGCAGCAACAAATCTTGTCGAACATGGGTGGCTTGAGAGAGCAGGATTTCAGTGGTTGGAGGGATGGTAGAAATGAAATGCTAGCTATGCATCTAATGGGCAGTACTTCTGGCATCAGTCATGATGGCCAAAACTTGCAAGGTCAAGGATTATCTTTAAGCCTTGGTACCCAAATCCCTTATCGAAACCCCGGTTCAGGTTTTTCTAGTGTTAGTCGAGAGTCAAACAAAGGGGAATTATCTGCATTTGGAATGTCAAGTATGGTAAGAACTATTCCTAATTCCAAGTATCTCAAGGCAGCACAACAACTGCTTGATGAAGTTGTTAATGTTCAAAAGGCTCTAAAGCAGCCCGATGGAGGGAAAAACCGGAACTCGCTAGAAAATCGGGTGAAGAGTTCCAAGGAAGATGATGGGGGTTCAAAGAATGTGCCTGCAAACCAGCAAGAATCCTCCATCAACTCTCCAAAAGAGCTTTCACATGCTGAAAGACAAGAATTACAAAGCAAGTTAACAAAGCTGTTGTCGATGTTGGATGAG GTTGATCGAAGGTATAAACAGTATTATCATCAGATGCAGATTGTGGTATCCTCGTTTGATGCGATAGCAGGGTGTGGAGCTTCTAAGCCTTACACTGCACTTGCACTACAGACTATATCTCGCCACTTCCGGTGTTTGCGAGATGCCATTAATGGTCAAGTTCAGGCAACACGTACAAGTCTAGGGGAACTGGATGCTTCGGAAAACAGTAAAGAATTAAGAATTACTCGACTGCGTTATGTGGATCAGCAGCTAAGGCAACAGAGAGCTCTTCAGCAGTTTGGTATGATGCAACAACATGCATGGAGGCCTCAGAGAGGGCTGCCCGAAAGCTCTGTTTCAATACTTCGTGCTTGGCTATTTGAGCATTTTCTTCATCC CTACCCGAAGGATTCTGATAAGATCATGCTAGCAAGACAGACAGGCTTAACTAGAAGTCAG GTTTCGAATTGGTTTATAAATGCTCGGGTGCGTCTTTGGAAGCCCATGGTGGAAGAGATGTACAAGGAAGAATTTGATGCAGAAATGGACTCTAATTCTTCATCTGATAATGTAGTCAAAGCAGCAACAAAAGGCGATACAATGACCTCTGAGGACAGAGGTGAAGATTTGCAACAAAGTGGGAGTTCATCAGTGACAGAGAGATGTAGCAACGGACAGTTGATGGATTCCAAATCCGAGAATGTTCACAATGCAGATATCTCAGGGTCAACTATTGGAGCCGGATTCCTGAATGCCTCGTGTGGAGAAGCCGAAACCGAATACATGTTACAGACTCTAAGGGAGGAGCAGAGGCTTACTATGGATGACTCTAATATCTTCCCTGACACAAGTGTTCATCTGGATGGTGGTAGTCACCGGTTTATGGCTGCTTCCGGTTACAATGTGTCGGAATTGGGGAGGTTTGGAAGCGGTGTATCTCTCACTTTAGGATTGCAGCATTACGAGGATGGTAGCATATCTATGTCGGGTGGAAGCCATCATCAAAATTTTGTTGCAATGAGAGGGGATGATATGTACAATCATATACCAACTGAAACCGGGGATTTCGAATGCATGAATCCTAGTAACCGGCAGCACAGGTTGAGTTCCTCTCAGTTGTTGCATGATTTTGTAGCATGA
- the LOC107919951 gene encoding protein CHROMATIN REMODELING 35 isoform X2 yields MEPPLPFLPTNCGSSNEFNSMTCKRKKMPTDSKEYDSVSATGNPLDGTEKKKHKVSPNVIDYADPFAYTNMLESLNTGGKYGSVTKDIEALFSRNADMMSKILASQPCLSSVLADVIKRSPRKETSNVPSRLLPHLSRNFINLEDESVGNGIKTAMLPVLVLDSDDEVNKNPRPLHLFQEIVLNKPSEKLLSKEKTEIVSKPSEELLSKEKMETVSRKKPYEKLLPKEKMETISRKPSEKLLPKEKMVGESKSKKTDLKENVSLTSETDLKDEGVYVGVEEDVDTLTENVDDGLGDIWQEMSMALEFSKDGLEELPGENMSEDEDCDHSFVLKDDLGYVCRICGVIKRGIETIIEIQYNKVKKSTRTYAVEPRNGRESSETVGFKLSEDHLTVTDIAAHPRHMKQMKPHQLEGFNFLLNNLVTDNPGGCILAHAPGSGKTFMIISFMQSFLAKYPHAKPLVVLPKGILATWKKEFQTWQVEDIQLLDFYTVKADNRSQQLDVLKQWVERKSILFLGYKQFSTIICDSGNGKTSITCQEILLKAPSILILDEGHTPRNENTDVLQSLAKVQTTRKVVLSGTLYQNHVKEVFNILNLVRPKFLRSDTSKSIIKRVMSKVHISGVRKQFKGGAEAAFYDLVEHTLQKDENFERKVSVIHDLREMTSRVLHYYKGDFLDELPGLVDFTVVLGLSPRQMDEVQKLKRYQRKFKVSSVGSAVYLHPKLASFSEKSDTTDDKIDAKIDDLLDKLDIREGAKAKFFLNLLNLCESAGEKLLVFSQYLIPLKFLERLAVKLKGWQPGTEIFSITGESSTDHREWSMDHFNNSPDARVFFGSIKACGEGISLVGASRIIILDVHLNPSVTRQAIGRAFRPGQKKKVYVYRLIAGDSPEEEDHSTCFKKELIAKMWFEWNKYCGNRDFDMETVNVNECNDLFLESHLLREDIRLLYRR; encoded by the exons ATGGAGCCTCCCTTGCCGTTTTTGCCTACAAATTGTGGAAGCTCAAACG AGTTTAATTCTATGACTTGTAAAAGGAAGAAAATGCCAACTGATTCAAAAGAATATGATAGCGTGTCCGCAACTGGAAATCCTTTGGATGGAACTGAAAAGAAAAAACATAAGGTCTCTCCAAATGTTATTGATTATGCCGACCCATTTGCATATACTAATATGCTTGAGTCCCTTAACACTGGCGGTAAATATGGAAGTGTCACAAAAGATATAGAAGCCCTTTTTTCTAGGAATGCGGATATGATGAGCAAGATACTTGCTTCGCAACCTTGTCTTTCGAGTGTGTTAGCAGATGTGATAAAAAGAAGCCCGAGGAAAGAGACTTCAAACGTGCCGAGTAGGCTACTTCCTCATTTGTCAAGGAACTTCATCAACTTGGAGGATGAGTCAGTCGGAAATGGTATCAAAACGGCCATGTTGCCTGTACTGGTTCTGGATTCAGATGATGAAGTCAACAAAAATCCAAGGCCTCTGCATCTTTTTCAGGAAATTGTATTGAACAAGCCATCTGAGAAGTTACTCTCCAAGGAGAAAACG GAAATTGTATCGAAGCCATCTGAGGAATTACTCTCCAAGGAGAAAATG GAAACTGTATCGAGGAAGAAGCCATATGAGAAATTACTCCCCAAGGAGAAAATG GAAACTATATCAAGGAAGCCATCTGAGAAATTACTCCCAAAGGAAAAAATG GTTGGGGAGTCCAAGAGTAAAAAAACTGACCTGAAAGAAAATGTTAGTCTAACCAGTGAAACTGATCTCAAGGATGAAGGTGTCTATGTTGGAGTCGAAGAAGATGTAGATACTCTAACTGAGAACGTAGATGATGGTTTGGGAGATATTTGGCAGGAGATGTCAATGGCATTAGAGTTTTCCAAG GATGGTCTTGAGGAACTTCCAGGTGAAAACATGTCAGAAGATGAGGACTGTGACCATTCTTTTGTCTTGAAGGATGATCTTGGTTATGTGTGTCGCATATGTGGTGTTATTAAGAGAGGAATTGAGACTATAATTGAGATCCAGTATAACAAG GTAAAAAAAAGTACACGCACATATGCAGTAGAGCCACGGAATGGCAGAGAGTCGTCTGAGACTGTTGGATTTAAGTTGTCTGAAGATCATTTAACAGTAACGGACATAGCTGCTCATCCAAGGCATATGAAGCAAATGAAACCTCACCAATTAGAGGGTTTTAATTTTCTACTGAACAATTTGGTAACAGATAACCCTGGCGGCTGCATCTTGGCTCATGCACCTGGATCAGGAAAGACGTTTATGATAATCAGCTTCATGCAAAGTTTCCTAGCCAAATATCCACATGCTAAACCGCTAGTCGTTCTTCCAAAAGGTATCTTGGCTACATGGAAAAAGGAGTTCCAGACATGGCAAGTAGAGGATATTCAACTACTCGATTTTTATACTGTGAAAGCTGATAATAGATCTCAGCAGTTGGACGTGTTGAAGCAGTGGGTTGAGAGAAAGAGTATCCTTTTTCTGGGGTACAAGCAGTTCTCTACCATAATTTGTGACAGTGGAAACGGAAAGACTTCTATTACTTGCCAAGAGATACTGCTCAAAGCACCTTCAATTCTAATTTTGGATGAAGGGCACACACCAAGAAATGAAAACACCGATGTGTTACAATCCCTTGCAAAAGTTCAAACAACTCGGAAAGTTGTACTTTCAGGAACTCTCTATCAAAATCATGTCAAGGAGGTATTTAACATATTGAACCTTGTTCGACCAAAGTTCCTTAGGTCAGACACATCGAAATCAATAATTAAGCGGGTAATGAGTAAGGTGCATATATCTGGAGTGAGAAAGCAGTTCAAAGGTGGAGCAGAGGCAGCTTTCTATGATTTGGTGGAGCACACATTGCAGAAGGATGAAAACTTTGAGAGGAAAGTCTCAGTCATACATGATCTACGTGAGATGACCAGCAGAGTTCTTCATTACTACAAAGGAGATTTTCTGGATGAGCTTCCTGGACTTGTTGATTTCACTGTTGTACTTGGTCTTAGTCCCAGACAGATGGATGAAGTTCAGAAGTTAAAAAGGTATCAAAGGAAGTTCAAGGTTTCATCTGTTGGTAGTGCTGTTTATTTACATCCAAAACTAGCTTCTTTCTCTGAGAAGTCTGACACGACTGATGATAAGATAGATGCCAAGATCGATGACTTGTTAGACAAACTAGATATCAGAGAAGGAGCCAAAGCAAAATTCTttcttaatttgttaaatttatgtgAGTCAGCCGGTGAGAAGCTCCTTGTTTTTAGTCAATATCTCATCCCCTTGAAATTTTTGGAGAGATTAGCTGTGAAATTGAAGGGTTGGCAACCAGGAACTGAGATTTTTTCAATCACGGGTGAGTCAAGTACTGATCATCGGGAGTGGTCTATGGATCACTTCAACAACTCTCCTGATGCTAGAGTTTTCTTCGGTTCTATTAAGGCTTGTGGAGAGGGAATTTCTTTGGTGGGGGCATCCCGAATTATAATCTTGGATGTTCATCTTAATCCATCTGTGACCCGCCAAGCCATTGGCCGTGCATTTCGCCCTGGCCAAAAGAAGAAAGTATATGTATACAGATTGATTGCAGGTGATTCTCCTGAAGAGGAAGACCATTCTACTTGTTTCAAGAAGGAATTAATTGCAAAGATGTGGTTTGAGTGGAACAAGTATTGCGGTAACCGAGATTTTGACATGGAAACTGTTAATGTGAATGAGTGCAATGATCTCTTTCTGGAAAGTCACTTGTTAAGGGAAGATATCAGGCTTTTGTACAGAAG GTAG
- the LOC107919951 gene encoding protein CHROMATIN REMODELING 35 isoform X1, producing the protein MEPPLPFLPTNCGSSNEFNSMTCKRKKMPTDSKEYDSVSATGNPLDGTEKKKHKVSPNVIDYADPFAYTNMLESLNTGGKYGSVTKDIEALFSRNADMMSKILASQPCLSSVLADVIKRSPRKETSNVPSRLLPHLSRNFINLEDESVGNGIKTAMLPVLVLDSDDEVNKNPRPLHLFQEIVLNKPSEKLLSKEKTEIVSKPSEELLSKEKMEIESRKPSEKLLHKEKMETVSRKKPSGKLLHKEKMETVSRKKPYEKLLPKEKMETISRKPSEKLLPKEKMVGESKSKKTDLKENVSLTSETDLKDEGVYVGVEEDVDTLTENVDDGLGDIWQEMSMALEFSKDGLEELPGENMSEDEDCDHSFVLKDDLGYVCRICGVIKRGIETIIEIQYNKVKKSTRTYAVEPRNGRESSETVGFKLSEDHLTVTDIAAHPRHMKQMKPHQLEGFNFLLNNLVTDNPGGCILAHAPGSGKTFMIISFMQSFLAKYPHAKPLVVLPKGILATWKKEFQTWQVEDIQLLDFYTVKADNRSQQLDVLKQWVERKSILFLGYKQFSTIICDSGNGKTSITCQEILLKAPSILILDEGHTPRNENTDVLQSLAKVQTTRKVVLSGTLYQNHVKEVFNILNLVRPKFLRSDTSKSIIKRVMSKVHISGVRKQFKGGAEAAFYDLVEHTLQKDENFERKVSVIHDLREMTSRVLHYYKGDFLDELPGLVDFTVVLGLSPRQMDEVQKLKRYQRKFKVSSVGSAVYLHPKLASFSEKSDTTDDKIDAKIDDLLDKLDIREGAKAKFFLNLLNLCESAGEKLLVFSQYLIPLKFLERLAVKLKGWQPGTEIFSITGESSTDHREWSMDHFNNSPDARVFFGSIKACGEGISLVGASRIIILDVHLNPSVTRQAIGRAFRPGQKKKVYVYRLIAGDSPEEEDHSTCFKKELIAKMWFEWNKYCGNRDFDMETVNVNECNDLFLESHLLREDIRLLYRR; encoded by the exons ATGGAGCCTCCCTTGCCGTTTTTGCCTACAAATTGTGGAAGCTCAAACG AGTTTAATTCTATGACTTGTAAAAGGAAGAAAATGCCAACTGATTCAAAAGAATATGATAGCGTGTCCGCAACTGGAAATCCTTTGGATGGAACTGAAAAGAAAAAACATAAGGTCTCTCCAAATGTTATTGATTATGCCGACCCATTTGCATATACTAATATGCTTGAGTCCCTTAACACTGGCGGTAAATATGGAAGTGTCACAAAAGATATAGAAGCCCTTTTTTCTAGGAATGCGGATATGATGAGCAAGATACTTGCTTCGCAACCTTGTCTTTCGAGTGTGTTAGCAGATGTGATAAAAAGAAGCCCGAGGAAAGAGACTTCAAACGTGCCGAGTAGGCTACTTCCTCATTTGTCAAGGAACTTCATCAACTTGGAGGATGAGTCAGTCGGAAATGGTATCAAAACGGCCATGTTGCCTGTACTGGTTCTGGATTCAGATGATGAAGTCAACAAAAATCCAAGGCCTCTGCATCTTTTTCAGGAAATTGTATTGAACAAGCCATCTGAGAAGTTACTCTCCAAGGAGAAAACG GAAATTGTATCGAAGCCATCTGAGGAATTACTCTCCAAGGAGAAAATG GAAATTGAATCGAGGAAGCCATCTGAGAAATTACTCCACAAGGAGAAAATG GAAACTGTATCGAGGAAGAAGCCATCTGGGAAATTACTCCACAAGGAGAAAATG GAAACTGTATCGAGGAAGAAGCCATATGAGAAATTACTCCCCAAGGAGAAAATG GAAACTATATCAAGGAAGCCATCTGAGAAATTACTCCCAAAGGAAAAAATG GTTGGGGAGTCCAAGAGTAAAAAAACTGACCTGAAAGAAAATGTTAGTCTAACCAGTGAAACTGATCTCAAGGATGAAGGTGTCTATGTTGGAGTCGAAGAAGATGTAGATACTCTAACTGAGAACGTAGATGATGGTTTGGGAGATATTTGGCAGGAGATGTCAATGGCATTAGAGTTTTCCAAG GATGGTCTTGAGGAACTTCCAGGTGAAAACATGTCAGAAGATGAGGACTGTGACCATTCTTTTGTCTTGAAGGATGATCTTGGTTATGTGTGTCGCATATGTGGTGTTATTAAGAGAGGAATTGAGACTATAATTGAGATCCAGTATAACAAG GTAAAAAAAAGTACACGCACATATGCAGTAGAGCCACGGAATGGCAGAGAGTCGTCTGAGACTGTTGGATTTAAGTTGTCTGAAGATCATTTAACAGTAACGGACATAGCTGCTCATCCAAGGCATATGAAGCAAATGAAACCTCACCAATTAGAGGGTTTTAATTTTCTACTGAACAATTTGGTAACAGATAACCCTGGCGGCTGCATCTTGGCTCATGCACCTGGATCAGGAAAGACGTTTATGATAATCAGCTTCATGCAAAGTTTCCTAGCCAAATATCCACATGCTAAACCGCTAGTCGTTCTTCCAAAAGGTATCTTGGCTACATGGAAAAAGGAGTTCCAGACATGGCAAGTAGAGGATATTCAACTACTCGATTTTTATACTGTGAAAGCTGATAATAGATCTCAGCAGTTGGACGTGTTGAAGCAGTGGGTTGAGAGAAAGAGTATCCTTTTTCTGGGGTACAAGCAGTTCTCTACCATAATTTGTGACAGTGGAAACGGAAAGACTTCTATTACTTGCCAAGAGATACTGCTCAAAGCACCTTCAATTCTAATTTTGGATGAAGGGCACACACCAAGAAATGAAAACACCGATGTGTTACAATCCCTTGCAAAAGTTCAAACAACTCGGAAAGTTGTACTTTCAGGAACTCTCTATCAAAATCATGTCAAGGAGGTATTTAACATATTGAACCTTGTTCGACCAAAGTTCCTTAGGTCAGACACATCGAAATCAATAATTAAGCGGGTAATGAGTAAGGTGCATATATCTGGAGTGAGAAAGCAGTTCAAAGGTGGAGCAGAGGCAGCTTTCTATGATTTGGTGGAGCACACATTGCAGAAGGATGAAAACTTTGAGAGGAAAGTCTCAGTCATACATGATCTACGTGAGATGACCAGCAGAGTTCTTCATTACTACAAAGGAGATTTTCTGGATGAGCTTCCTGGACTTGTTGATTTCACTGTTGTACTTGGTCTTAGTCCCAGACAGATGGATGAAGTTCAGAAGTTAAAAAGGTATCAAAGGAAGTTCAAGGTTTCATCTGTTGGTAGTGCTGTTTATTTACATCCAAAACTAGCTTCTTTCTCTGAGAAGTCTGACACGACTGATGATAAGATAGATGCCAAGATCGATGACTTGTTAGACAAACTAGATATCAGAGAAGGAGCCAAAGCAAAATTCTttcttaatttgttaaatttatgtgAGTCAGCCGGTGAGAAGCTCCTTGTTTTTAGTCAATATCTCATCCCCTTGAAATTTTTGGAGAGATTAGCTGTGAAATTGAAGGGTTGGCAACCAGGAACTGAGATTTTTTCAATCACGGGTGAGTCAAGTACTGATCATCGGGAGTGGTCTATGGATCACTTCAACAACTCTCCTGATGCTAGAGTTTTCTTCGGTTCTATTAAGGCTTGTGGAGAGGGAATTTCTTTGGTGGGGGCATCCCGAATTATAATCTTGGATGTTCATCTTAATCCATCTGTGACCCGCCAAGCCATTGGCCGTGCATTTCGCCCTGGCCAAAAGAAGAAAGTATATGTATACAGATTGATTGCAGGTGATTCTCCTGAAGAGGAAGACCATTCTACTTGTTTCAAGAAGGAATTAATTGCAAAGATGTGGTTTGAGTGGAACAAGTATTGCGGTAACCGAGATTTTGACATGGAAACTGTTAATGTGAATGAGTGCAATGATCTCTTTCTGGAAAGTCACTTGTTAAGGGAAGATATCAGGCTTTTGTACAGAAG GTAG